The Phaseolus vulgaris cultivar G19833 unplaced genomic scaffold, P. vulgaris v2.0 scaffold_30, whole genome shotgun sequence genome window below encodes:
- the LOC137817340 gene encoding exocyst complex component EXO70H1-like has product MPKVGLKRLFFKTSPSPSSAKTFSNSLMDENIETARSIISKWDLITPCHKTPSLSLSPAMVPLFTNTRHDAKQYLKAVTSLQSTMQNLVALDSSSDSIVQSQFLMKLAMKRLQTEFYRILSENRDNLDPESVTSTDRQSSSVSEDDDSLSEEEFRFSGGTVSTVVMADLKSIVECMVSAGYSKECIKIYVMMRKSIVDEALYRLGVEKLSFSQVQKMDWEVLESKIKCWVNSVRVAVRTLFHGERLLCDYIFGSSERKIAESCFAAICRDGAVTLFGFPENVVKGKKTPEKMFRTLDLYNAISRNRPQIESIFSSESTFSIRLQVCASQARLGEAIRTMLINFECAIQKESSKIPVPGGGIHPLTRYVMNYIAFLGDYNDALPEIVADWPQNPLPESYYRSSHGEGKNRSSELAERIAWLILVLLCKLDAKAELYKEVALSYLFLANNMQYVVVKVRTSNLKCILGEHWLSKHEPKVKEYVSKYESVAWGKVFTTLPENLTAEQARVIFENFKIAVREACRAQFSWVVPDPNLHAEIKASITDKLEPIYKVFFEKYQFGSDADFRLENDLSVILSGCVSSSQTTPSPLCLKHR; this is encoded by the coding sequence ATGCCGAAAGTGGGACTCAAAAGGTTGTTCTTCAAAACATCACCATCGCCATCTTCCGCAAAGACCTTCTCCAACTCGTTAATGGACGAAAACATTGAAACTGCTCGCTCTATCATTTCCAAATGGGACCTTATTACCCCTTGTCACAAAACTCCTTCTCTCTCTCTGTCTCCTGCAATGGTTCCTCTTTTCACCAACACGCGTCACGATGCCAAACAGTACCTGAAGGCCGTTACGAGTCTGCAGTCCACTATGCAGAACCTCGTCGCACTCGATTCCTCCTCCGATAGCATCGTTCAATCCCAATTCCTAATGAAACTTGCCATGAAGAGACTCCAGACCGAATTCTACCGGATTTTAAGCGAAAACAGGGACAATCTCGATCCTGAATCCGTCACTTCTACCGATCGGCAGAGCAGCAGTGTCTCCGAAGACGATGATAGTTTATCCGAGGAGGAGTTCCGTTTCTCCGGCGGCACGGTATCCACTGTCGTGATGGCGGATTTGAAATCCATTGTGGAGTGTATGGTTTCCGCGGGATACAGCAAAGAGTGCATCAAGATTTACGTCATGATGAGAAAATCGATCGTCGATGAGGCGCTGTATCGTTTAGGAGTGGAGAAGCTGAGTTTCTCTCAGGTTCAGAAGATGGACTGGGAGGTTCTGGAGTCGAAGATTAAGTGCTGGGTGAACTCCGTCAGGGTTGCCGTCCGAACTCTGTTTCACGGCGAGAGATTGCTCTGCGACTACATCTTCGGTTCGTCGGAGAGGAAGATCGCGGAGTCGTGTTTTGCCGCGATTTGCAGAGATGGCGCGGTGACGCTGTTCGGGTTTCCGGAGAACGTGGTGAAGGGAAAGAAAACGCCAGAGAAAATGTTCAGGACGCTGGACTTATACAACGCGATCTCTAGAAACCGGCCACAAATCGAATCCATCTTCTCGTCGGAATCAACCTTCTCCATCAGATTGCAGGTGTGCGCTTCTCAGGCGAGGCTCGGCGAGGCCATTCGGACTATGTTAATCAACTTTGAATGCGCGATTCAGAAGGAATCCTCGAAGATTCCCGTGCCTGGAGGTGGAATCCACCCGCTCACGCGCTACGTCATGAACTACATCGCGTTCCTCGGCGATTACAATGACGCGCTCCCCGAGATAGTCGCCGACTGGCCGCAGAATCCATTGCCGGAGTCTTACTACCGCAGTTCCCATGGCGAGGGAAAGAATCGCTCGTCGGAGTTAGCTGAACGGATCGCATGGCTGATATTGGTGCTCCTCTGCAAACTCGACGCCAAAGCAGAACTGTACAAGGAGGTTGCGCTCTCTTACCTGTTTCTCGCAAACAACATGCAATACGTCGTCGTAAAAGTGCGAACCTCGAACCTCAAGTGCATCCTCGGCGAGCATTGGTTATCGAAACACGAACCGAAGGTGAAAGAGTACGTTTCCAAGTACGAGAGCGTTGCCTGGGGTAAGGTTTTCACGACACTCCCTGAAAATCTGACGGCGGAGCAAGCGAGGGTGATTTTCGAGAATTTCAAGATCGCAGTCCGTGAAGCGTGCAGGGCACAGTTCTCGTGGGTTGTACCCGACCCGAATCTTCATGCCGAAATAAAAGCATCCATAACCGATAAGTTAGAACCAATATACAAAGTGTTTTTTGAGAAATATCAATTCGGGTCGGATGCGGATTTCAGGTTAGAAAATGATCTCTCGGTTATTTTATCGGGTTGTGTTTCATCGTCGCAGACTACTCCTTCTCCGCTTTGCTTGAAACACCGGTGA